The following proteins come from a genomic window of Meles meles chromosome 1, mMelMel3.1 paternal haplotype, whole genome shotgun sequence:
- the ZFP69 gene encoding zinc finger protein 69 homolog isoform X2 — MLQQLLITLPTEASTWVKLRHPKKAKEGAPLWEDLTKMFEGEALLSQDADETQEESLEDEVTSGSRAAGSQELLTFKDISVDFTQEEWGQLPPAHRNLYREVMLENYGNLVSVGYQLSKPSVISQLEKGQEPWVTEKEGPEDPSSGETQTDLRTKTETDASAAKNDILQEQFDHGIMMEGFLRDDGIYSTLRKVSKYDGDFERHQETHGRDVRQAILTHKKSCQETNKFGENIVSSNVIIEQRHRKCDTPRKRNKYKLDLINHPSYIRTKTYECNICEKSFKQPIHLTEHMRIHTGEKPFRCKECGRAFSQSASLTTHQRIHTGEKPFECEECGKAFRHRSSLNQHHRTHTGEKPYVCDKCQKAFSQNISLIQHLRTHSGEKPFTCNECGKTFRQVRHLSEHIRIHTGEKPYACTACCKTFSHRAYLTHHQRIHTGERPYKCKECGKAFRQRIHLSNHKTVHTGVKAYECSRCGKAYRHDSSFKKHQRHHTGEKPYECNECGKAFSYNSSLSRHHEIHRRNAFRNNV, encoded by the exons ATGCTGCAGCAGCTCCTGATCACCCTGCCCACGGAGGCCAGCACCTGGGTGAAGCTGCGCCATCCAAAGAAGGCCAAGGAGGGGGCCCCCTTGTGGGAGGACCTGACTAAGATGTTTGAAGGAGAAG CGCTGCTGTCTCAGGATGCCGATGAGACCCAAGAAGAAAGTTTGGAGGACGAAGTCACGTCTGGGTCCCGAGCAGCAGGATCCCAG GAACTATTAACCTTCAAGGACATATCCGTGGACTTCACCCAGGAGGAGTGGGGACAGTTGCCCCCTGCTCACCGGAATCTGTACCGGGAGGTGATGCTGGAGAACTATGGGAACCTGGTCTCAGTGG GATATCAACTTTCCAAACCTAGTGTGATATCCCAGttggagaaaggacaagaaccatggGTGACAGAGAAAGAAGGCCCAGAAGATCCTAGTTCCGGTGAGACTCAGACAG ACTTGAGGACTAAAACAGAAACTGATGCATCAGCTGCAAAGAACGACATTTTACAGGAACAGTTTGATCACGGCATTATGATGGAAGGGTTCCTGAGAGATGATGGCATTTATTCCACACTGAGAAAAGTCTCTAAATATGACGGTGACTTCGAAAGGCACCAGGAAACCCATGGGAGAGATGTAAGACAAGCCATCCTGACTCACAAGAAGAGTTGCCAAGAAACTAacaaatttggggaaaatattgTCAGTTCAAATGTTATTATAGAGCAGAGGCACCGTAAATGCGATACACCTAGAAAGAGGAACAAATACAAGTTAGACCTGATCAATCATCCGAGTTACATAAGAACAAAAACCTATGAATGTAACATATGTGAAAAAAGCTTCAAACAACCCATTCATCTCACTGAACACATGAGAATTCATACTGGTGAAAAGCCTTTCAGGTGTAAGGAGTGTGGAAGGGCCTTCAGTCAAAGTGCATCCCTGACTACACACCAGAGGATCCATACTGGCGAGAAACCCTTTGAATGTGAAGAATGTGGCAAAGCCTTCCGACATCGCTCATCTCTTAATCAGCATCACAGaactcacactggagagaaaccctatgtgTGTGATAAATGTCAGAAAGCTTTCAGCCAGAACATTAGCTTGATCCAGCATCTGAGAACTCATTCTGGAGAGAAACCCTTTACGtgcaatgaatgtgggaaaaCCTTCCGGCAGGTCAGGCACCTTAGTGAACACATAAGAATtcacactggggagaagccctACGCGTGCACTGCGTGTTGTAAAACCTTTAGTCATAGAGCGTATCTAACACATCACCAGAGAATCCATACTGGGGAGAGACCCTACAAATGcaaggaatgtgggaaagcctttaggCAGAGGATACACCTTAGCAACCATAAAACTGTTCATACAGGAGTGAAAGCATATGAatgcagccgctgtggaaaagCCTACCGGCATGATTCCTCCTTTAAGAAACATCAGAGACACCACACTGGAGAAAAACCTTATGAATGTAATGAgtgtggaaaagctttcagctatAACTCGTCACTTAGCCGGCACCATGAGATACACAGGAGGAATGCCTTTCGAAATAATGTGTGA
- the ZFP69 gene encoding zinc finger protein 69 homolog isoform X4 translates to MLQQLLITLPTEASTWVKLRHPKKAKEGAPLWEDLTKMFEGEALLSQDADETQEESLEDEVTSGSRAAGSQELLTFKDISVDFTQEEWGQLPPAHRNLYREVMLENYGNLVSVGYQLSKPSVISQLEKGQEPWVTEKEGPEDPSSDLRTKTETDASAAKNDILQEQFDHGIMMEGFLRDDGIYSTLRKVSKYDGDFERHQETHGRDVRQAILTHKKSCQETNKFGENIVSSNVIIEQRHRKCDTPRKRNKYKLDLINHPSYIRTKTYECNICEKSFKQPIHLTEHMRIHTGEKPFRCKECGRAFSQSASLTTHQRIHTGEKPFECEECGKAFRHRSSLNQHHRTHTGEKPYVCDKCQKAFSQNISLIQHLRTHSGEKPFTCNECGKTFRQVRHLSEHIRIHTGEKPYACTACCKTFSHRAYLTHHQRIHTGERPYKCKECGKAFRQRIHLSNHKTVHTGVKAYECSRCGKAYRHDSSFKKHQRHHTGEKPYECNECGKAFSYNSSLSRHHEIHRRNAFRNNV, encoded by the exons ATGCTGCAGCAGCTCCTGATCACCCTGCCCACGGAGGCCAGCACCTGGGTGAAGCTGCGCCATCCAAAGAAGGCCAAGGAGGGGGCCCCCTTGTGGGAGGACCTGACTAAGATGTTTGAAGGAGAAG CGCTGCTGTCTCAGGATGCCGATGAGACCCAAGAAGAAAGTTTGGAGGACGAAGTCACGTCTGGGTCCCGAGCAGCAGGATCCCAG GAACTATTAACCTTCAAGGACATATCCGTGGACTTCACCCAGGAGGAGTGGGGACAGTTGCCCCCTGCTCACCGGAATCTGTACCGGGAGGTGATGCTGGAGAACTATGGGAACCTGGTCTCAGTGG GATATCAACTTTCCAAACCTAGTGTGATATCCCAGttggagaaaggacaagaaccatggGTGACAGAGAAAGAAGGCCCAGAAGATCCTAGTTCCG ACTTGAGGACTAAAACAGAAACTGATGCATCAGCTGCAAAGAACGACATTTTACAGGAACAGTTTGATCACGGCATTATGATGGAAGGGTTCCTGAGAGATGATGGCATTTATTCCACACTGAGAAAAGTCTCTAAATATGACGGTGACTTCGAAAGGCACCAGGAAACCCATGGGAGAGATGTAAGACAAGCCATCCTGACTCACAAGAAGAGTTGCCAAGAAACTAacaaatttggggaaaatattgTCAGTTCAAATGTTATTATAGAGCAGAGGCACCGTAAATGCGATACACCTAGAAAGAGGAACAAATACAAGTTAGACCTGATCAATCATCCGAGTTACATAAGAACAAAAACCTATGAATGTAACATATGTGAAAAAAGCTTCAAACAACCCATTCATCTCACTGAACACATGAGAATTCATACTGGTGAAAAGCCTTTCAGGTGTAAGGAGTGTGGAAGGGCCTTCAGTCAAAGTGCATCCCTGACTACACACCAGAGGATCCATACTGGCGAGAAACCCTTTGAATGTGAAGAATGTGGCAAAGCCTTCCGACATCGCTCATCTCTTAATCAGCATCACAGaactcacactggagagaaaccctatgtgTGTGATAAATGTCAGAAAGCTTTCAGCCAGAACATTAGCTTGATCCAGCATCTGAGAACTCATTCTGGAGAGAAACCCTTTACGtgcaatgaatgtgggaaaaCCTTCCGGCAGGTCAGGCACCTTAGTGAACACATAAGAATtcacactggggagaagccctACGCGTGCACTGCGTGTTGTAAAACCTTTAGTCATAGAGCGTATCTAACACATCACCAGAGAATCCATACTGGGGAGAGACCCTACAAATGcaaggaatgtgggaaagcctttaggCAGAGGATACACCTTAGCAACCATAAAACTGTTCATACAGGAGTGAAAGCATATGAatgcagccgctgtggaaaagCCTACCGGCATGATTCCTCCTTTAAGAAACATCAGAGACACCACACTGGAGAAAAACCTTATGAATGTAATGAgtgtggaaaagctttcagctatAACTCGTCACTTAGCCGGCACCATGAGATACACAGGAGGAATGCCTTTCGAAATAATGTGTGA
- the ZFP69 gene encoding zinc finger protein 69 homolog isoform X1, with protein MLQQLLITLPTEASTWVKLRHPKKAKEGAPLWEDLTKMFEGEALLSQDADETQEESLEDEVTSGSRAAGSQELLTFKDISVDFTQEEWGQLPPAHRNLYREVMLENYGNLVSVAGYQLSKPSVISQLEKGQEPWVTEKEGPEDPSSGETQTDLRTKTETDASAAKNDILQEQFDHGIMMEGFLRDDGIYSTLRKVSKYDGDFERHQETHGRDVRQAILTHKKSCQETNKFGENIVSSNVIIEQRHRKCDTPRKRNKYKLDLINHPSYIRTKTYECNICEKSFKQPIHLTEHMRIHTGEKPFRCKECGRAFSQSASLTTHQRIHTGEKPFECEECGKAFRHRSSLNQHHRTHTGEKPYVCDKCQKAFSQNISLIQHLRTHSGEKPFTCNECGKTFRQVRHLSEHIRIHTGEKPYACTACCKTFSHRAYLTHHQRIHTGERPYKCKECGKAFRQRIHLSNHKTVHTGVKAYECSRCGKAYRHDSSFKKHQRHHTGEKPYECNECGKAFSYNSSLSRHHEIHRRNAFRNNV; from the exons ATGCTGCAGCAGCTCCTGATCACCCTGCCCACGGAGGCCAGCACCTGGGTGAAGCTGCGCCATCCAAAGAAGGCCAAGGAGGGGGCCCCCTTGTGGGAGGACCTGACTAAGATGTTTGAAGGAGAAG CGCTGCTGTCTCAGGATGCCGATGAGACCCAAGAAGAAAGTTTGGAGGACGAAGTCACGTCTGGGTCCCGAGCAGCAGGATCCCAG GAACTATTAACCTTCAAGGACATATCCGTGGACTTCACCCAGGAGGAGTGGGGACAGTTGCCCCCTGCTCACCGGAATCTGTACCGGGAGGTGATGCTGGAGAACTATGGGAACCTGGTCTCAGTGG cAGGATATCAACTTTCCAAACCTAGTGTGATATCCCAGttggagaaaggacaagaaccatggGTGACAGAGAAAGAAGGCCCAGAAGATCCTAGTTCCGGTGAGACTCAGACAG ACTTGAGGACTAAAACAGAAACTGATGCATCAGCTGCAAAGAACGACATTTTACAGGAACAGTTTGATCACGGCATTATGATGGAAGGGTTCCTGAGAGATGATGGCATTTATTCCACACTGAGAAAAGTCTCTAAATATGACGGTGACTTCGAAAGGCACCAGGAAACCCATGGGAGAGATGTAAGACAAGCCATCCTGACTCACAAGAAGAGTTGCCAAGAAACTAacaaatttggggaaaatattgTCAGTTCAAATGTTATTATAGAGCAGAGGCACCGTAAATGCGATACACCTAGAAAGAGGAACAAATACAAGTTAGACCTGATCAATCATCCGAGTTACATAAGAACAAAAACCTATGAATGTAACATATGTGAAAAAAGCTTCAAACAACCCATTCATCTCACTGAACACATGAGAATTCATACTGGTGAAAAGCCTTTCAGGTGTAAGGAGTGTGGAAGGGCCTTCAGTCAAAGTGCATCCCTGACTACACACCAGAGGATCCATACTGGCGAGAAACCCTTTGAATGTGAAGAATGTGGCAAAGCCTTCCGACATCGCTCATCTCTTAATCAGCATCACAGaactcacactggagagaaaccctatgtgTGTGATAAATGTCAGAAAGCTTTCAGCCAGAACATTAGCTTGATCCAGCATCTGAGAACTCATTCTGGAGAGAAACCCTTTACGtgcaatgaatgtgggaaaaCCTTCCGGCAGGTCAGGCACCTTAGTGAACACATAAGAATtcacactggggagaagccctACGCGTGCACTGCGTGTTGTAAAACCTTTAGTCATAGAGCGTATCTAACACATCACCAGAGAATCCATACTGGGGAGAGACCCTACAAATGcaaggaatgtgggaaagcctttaggCAGAGGATACACCTTAGCAACCATAAAACTGTTCATACAGGAGTGAAAGCATATGAatgcagccgctgtggaaaagCCTACCGGCATGATTCCTCCTTTAAGAAACATCAGAGACACCACACTGGAGAAAAACCTTATGAATGTAATGAgtgtggaaaagctttcagctatAACTCGTCACTTAGCCGGCACCATGAGATACACAGGAGGAATGCCTTTCGAAATAATGTGTGA
- the ZFP69 gene encoding zinc finger protein 69 homolog isoform X3, whose protein sequence is MLQQLLITLPTEASTWVKLRHPKKAKEGAPLWEDLTKMFEGEALLSQDADETQEESLEDEVTSGSRAAGSQELLTFKDISVDFTQEEWGQLPPAHRNLYREVMLENYGNLVSVAGYQLSKPSVISQLEKGQEPWVTEKEGPEDPSSDLRTKTETDASAAKNDILQEQFDHGIMMEGFLRDDGIYSTLRKVSKYDGDFERHQETHGRDVRQAILTHKKSCQETNKFGENIVSSNVIIEQRHRKCDTPRKRNKYKLDLINHPSYIRTKTYECNICEKSFKQPIHLTEHMRIHTGEKPFRCKECGRAFSQSASLTTHQRIHTGEKPFECEECGKAFRHRSSLNQHHRTHTGEKPYVCDKCQKAFSQNISLIQHLRTHSGEKPFTCNECGKTFRQVRHLSEHIRIHTGEKPYACTACCKTFSHRAYLTHHQRIHTGERPYKCKECGKAFRQRIHLSNHKTVHTGVKAYECSRCGKAYRHDSSFKKHQRHHTGEKPYECNECGKAFSYNSSLSRHHEIHRRNAFRNNV, encoded by the exons ATGCTGCAGCAGCTCCTGATCACCCTGCCCACGGAGGCCAGCACCTGGGTGAAGCTGCGCCATCCAAAGAAGGCCAAGGAGGGGGCCCCCTTGTGGGAGGACCTGACTAAGATGTTTGAAGGAGAAG CGCTGCTGTCTCAGGATGCCGATGAGACCCAAGAAGAAAGTTTGGAGGACGAAGTCACGTCTGGGTCCCGAGCAGCAGGATCCCAG GAACTATTAACCTTCAAGGACATATCCGTGGACTTCACCCAGGAGGAGTGGGGACAGTTGCCCCCTGCTCACCGGAATCTGTACCGGGAGGTGATGCTGGAGAACTATGGGAACCTGGTCTCAGTGG cAGGATATCAACTTTCCAAACCTAGTGTGATATCCCAGttggagaaaggacaagaaccatggGTGACAGAGAAAGAAGGCCCAGAAGATCCTAGTTCCG ACTTGAGGACTAAAACAGAAACTGATGCATCAGCTGCAAAGAACGACATTTTACAGGAACAGTTTGATCACGGCATTATGATGGAAGGGTTCCTGAGAGATGATGGCATTTATTCCACACTGAGAAAAGTCTCTAAATATGACGGTGACTTCGAAAGGCACCAGGAAACCCATGGGAGAGATGTAAGACAAGCCATCCTGACTCACAAGAAGAGTTGCCAAGAAACTAacaaatttggggaaaatattgTCAGTTCAAATGTTATTATAGAGCAGAGGCACCGTAAATGCGATACACCTAGAAAGAGGAACAAATACAAGTTAGACCTGATCAATCATCCGAGTTACATAAGAACAAAAACCTATGAATGTAACATATGTGAAAAAAGCTTCAAACAACCCATTCATCTCACTGAACACATGAGAATTCATACTGGTGAAAAGCCTTTCAGGTGTAAGGAGTGTGGAAGGGCCTTCAGTCAAAGTGCATCCCTGACTACACACCAGAGGATCCATACTGGCGAGAAACCCTTTGAATGTGAAGAATGTGGCAAAGCCTTCCGACATCGCTCATCTCTTAATCAGCATCACAGaactcacactggagagaaaccctatgtgTGTGATAAATGTCAGAAAGCTTTCAGCCAGAACATTAGCTTGATCCAGCATCTGAGAACTCATTCTGGAGAGAAACCCTTTACGtgcaatgaatgtgggaaaaCCTTCCGGCAGGTCAGGCACCTTAGTGAACACATAAGAATtcacactggggagaagccctACGCGTGCACTGCGTGTTGTAAAACCTTTAGTCATAGAGCGTATCTAACACATCACCAGAGAATCCATACTGGGGAGAGACCCTACAAATGcaaggaatgtgggaaagcctttaggCAGAGGATACACCTTAGCAACCATAAAACTGTTCATACAGGAGTGAAAGCATATGAatgcagccgctgtggaaaagCCTACCGGCATGATTCCTCCTTTAAGAAACATCAGAGACACCACACTGGAGAAAAACCTTATGAATGTAATGAgtgtggaaaagctttcagctatAACTCGTCACTTAGCCGGCACCATGAGATACACAGGAGGAATGCCTTTCGAAATAATGTGTGA